The window TGTGGAAAATTGATCAAACTTAATTTGTGAAAACTGCTCAATTCTACTTGACGGTTACACCAGTCCCATTGAAGGACTTCCGAAATCACGTGAGAAGCATTTTTTGGCAAGAAATTATTCGAGAAATGACCGGGTCGGAAAAAGTTATATTGAGCAATATTATGAAGATTTGTTAAAAGGACAGAAAACAATCGTCAAGAATATTAAAGATCGTAGCGGCCGTGTCGTCGAAACGAAAACAATTCGACAAGGAGAACCTGGCAAGGATCTTATTCTGACGATTGATAGTGAACTGCAACAGACACTTGAAAATATCGTATCGAATAAGCTGTTAGAGTTGAAAAGGGGACCAAATACAGGAGAATTGGACAGGGCTTTCCTAGTTATGATGAACCCGAATAACGGTGAAGTGTTAGCACTGGTAGGCAAGCAGGTCATGACGAATAAAGAAACAGGCAAGCTCGAAATATGGGACTACGCATTTGGGACGTTTACTGCAAATCATGAAGCGGGATCAACAGTTAAGATGGCGACGCTTCTTACGGGGTATCAGGAAAATGTGGTACGTATCGGCGAAACGAAAATAGATGAACCAATTAGAATCGGTGGTATTACAAAAAGATCACTGTTTAATCAAAACTCTAGGGAAGCTGTAACGGATATTGAAGCAATCGGTAGATCTTCGAACGTATATATGTTCCGTATTGCAATGGCCATGGCGAATTCTAACAATAGCTCTGGAGAATCGGAACGTAGTATTGAAAATGCATATGATACGTTCCGACAATCTTTTACGTCTTTCGGACTTGGAACAAAAACCGGCATAGACTTACCGGGGGAGTCAGGCGGTCTAATTGGCGATAGCGATTCAATAGGTATTTTAATGGATTTATCCATTGGACAGTTCGATACTTATACAACACTTCAACTGGCCCAATACGTCTCAACAATTGCAAATGG of the Sporosarcina sp. FSL K6-1508 genome contains:
- a CDS encoding peptidoglycan D,D-transpeptidase FtsI family protein — encoded protein: MLLDGYTSPIEGLPKSREKHFLARNYSRNDRVGKSYIEQYYEDLLKGQKTIVKNIKDRSGRVVETKTIRQGEPGKDLILTIDSELQQTLENIVSNKLLELKRGPNTGELDRAFLVMMNPNNGEVLALVGKQVMTNKETGKLEIWDYAFGTFTANHEAGSTVKMATLLTGYQENVVRIGETKIDEPIRIGGITKRSLFNQNSREAVTDIEAIGRSSNVYMFRIAMAMANSNNSSGESERSIENAYDTFRQSFTSFGLGTKTGIDLPGESGGLIGDSDSIGILMDLSIGQFDTYTTLQLAQYVSTIANGGYRIAPKVLKEIREPSEDGQILGSLIQETEINVLNRIQSIDAEIDQVKRGMHYVYYAPKGTAPRIFDGKGYDGAGKTGTAQAFSSGKSTINLSHVGFAPYENPEIAYAVLIPNITTKPGDHTNGAQNKIIQQAVDEYFKLKVKRAKEENSTVAEQPIIQAPKKEPGK